From a single Streptomyces sp. NBC_00377 genomic region:
- a CDS encoding TetR/AcrR family transcriptional regulator, with protein MTVWDRPEPPTRPVPLDRERIVAAAIALADEGGLEAVSVRKVAARLDAGPMRLYGYIATKEELFDLMMDEVYAEVLPEGRPGDWREALRILAHRTRQAALRHEWLADLLGGRPALGPHGLAVGEATLSALDGLADIDTVMRAVETVGAYYTGAIRREIANLRAERATGLSKHDWQRASGPYLTKMLATGRFPALAKAVYDGADVDAEASFATGLDWVLDAVAAKLTTPPA; from the coding sequence ATGACTGTCTGGGACCGTCCGGAGCCGCCGACCCGCCCCGTGCCACTCGACCGGGAGCGGATCGTCGCCGCCGCCATCGCGCTGGCCGACGAGGGCGGCCTCGAGGCGGTGTCGGTGCGCAAGGTCGCCGCCCGCCTGGACGCCGGCCCGATGCGGCTGTACGGATACATCGCCACCAAGGAAGAGCTGTTCGACCTCATGATGGACGAGGTCTACGCCGAGGTCCTGCCCGAGGGGCGGCCCGGTGACTGGCGGGAGGCGCTGCGCATCCTCGCCCACCGCACCAGGCAGGCCGCCCTCCGTCATGAATGGCTGGCCGACCTGCTCGGCGGCCGCCCGGCCCTGGGCCCGCACGGACTCGCCGTGGGCGAGGCCACGCTTTCCGCCCTCGACGGCCTCGCCGACATCGACACCGTCATGCGTGCCGTGGAGACCGTCGGCGCCTACTACACCGGCGCGATCAGGCGCGAGATCGCGAACCTGCGGGCCGAGCGCGCCACGGGCCTGTCCAAGCACGACTGGCAGCGCGCCTCTGGCCCGTATCTGACGAAAATGCTGGCCACGGGACGATTCCCAGCGCTGGCCAAGGCCGTGTACGACGGCGCGGACGTGGACGCCGAGGCATCCTTCGCGACCGGCCTGGACTGGGTCCTCGACGCCGTCGCCGCCAAACTCACCACGCCGCCGGCGTGA
- a CDS encoding TIGR03086 family metal-binding protein, which produces MSDGVISSGWDVLDASHEALRTAVRAVPADGWHLPTPCAAWTVAQVFQHAVGDQIGYAAALTGEPGPDFNPFAPSGDMEGVDPATFLEDALSRAAKAWAGVDRDAAEAPVPLPPHRLSPWSGSAACGLDAAVHAWDIAAATGRPSPLTPELARPLLKVAREIVEPLRPRGAYTAALAPDEGDDDVAILLRYLGRAPHWSAS; this is translated from the coding sequence ATGAGCGATGGCGTGATCTCCAGCGGCTGGGACGTCCTGGACGCCTCACACGAAGCACTGCGCACGGCGGTCCGCGCCGTCCCCGCCGACGGCTGGCACCTGCCGACGCCCTGCGCGGCCTGGACTGTCGCCCAGGTCTTCCAGCACGCCGTCGGCGACCAGATCGGCTACGCCGCCGCGCTGACCGGAGAACCTGGCCCCGACTTCAACCCGTTCGCCCCATCGGGCGACATGGAGGGGGTGGACCCGGCAACATTCCTGGAGGACGCCCTGTCACGCGCGGCGAAGGCCTGGGCGGGGGTCGACCGGGACGCCGCCGAGGCGCCCGTGCCGCTGCCGCCGCACAGGTTGTCCCCGTGGTCCGGCTCGGCGGCGTGCGGGCTGGACGCAGCGGTCCACGCCTGGGACATCGCCGCCGCGACGGGCCGGCCCTCGCCGCTCACACCCGAGTTGGCCCGCCCTCTCCTCAAGGTCGCCAGGGAGATCGTCGAGCCACTGCGCCCCCGCGGCGCGTACACCGCCGCCCTGGCCCCCGACGAGGGCGACGACGACGTGGCGATCCTCCTGCGTTACCTCGGCCGCGCCCCCCACTGGAGCGCCTCTTGA
- a CDS encoding SDR family NAD(P)-dependent oxidoreductase — MTTTFITGANKSLGYETARRLIGAGHTVLIGARDPERGQAAADALGARFVQIDVTDDASVAAAAADIGAREGGIDVLINNAGILGTHSPADQITAADASEVFDVNVVGIVRVTHSFLPLLRKSASPVIVNVSSGMGSFAATHDAERVESRNLAPLYTASKAAVTMLTTQYAKSWPDVKVNAADPGYTATDFNGHSGPQTVTEGTDAIVELATIGPDGPTGTFRDRHGEMAW; from the coding sequence ATGACGACCACATTCATCACAGGAGCCAACAAGTCCCTCGGGTATGAGACCGCCCGACGATTGATCGGGGCCGGCCACACCGTCCTCATCGGTGCGCGTGATCCGGAGCGCGGCCAGGCGGCCGCCGACGCACTCGGTGCCCGTTTCGTCCAGATCGATGTGACGGATGACGCGTCGGTGGCTGCGGCCGCCGCCGATATCGGGGCTCGCGAGGGCGGCATCGACGTCCTGATCAACAACGCAGGTATTCTCGGGACGCACAGCCCCGCTGACCAGATCACGGCCGCTGACGCCAGTGAGGTGTTCGATGTCAATGTCGTCGGGATCGTCCGGGTGACGCACTCGTTCCTGCCTTTGCTGCGCAAGTCCGCGAGCCCGGTCATCGTCAATGTGTCCAGCGGTATGGGGTCGTTCGCGGCCACCCATGACGCCGAGCGCGTCGAGTCGAGGAACCTCGCGCCGCTCTACACGGCGTCGAAGGCCGCGGTGACCATGCTGACCACGCAGTACGCGAAGTCCTGGCCGGATGTGAAGGTGAACGCGGCCGACCCGGGCTACACAGCGACCGACTTCAACGGGCACAGCGGCCCGCAGACCGTGACCGAGGGCACCGACGCGATCGTCGAACTCGCCACGATCGGGCCGGACGGGCCGACCGGGACCTTCCGCGACCGTCACGGTGAGATGGCCTGGTGA
- a CDS encoding type II toxin-antitoxin system PemK/MazF family toxin → MQHGEVWWVEFDERRPVVLLPGDEASGLRAMQVVAPAGVDISGLGIEVAVGATEGLPFEGVLRFAFSRPGFTPCTWLTIVSRDDLVERAGVLSSVKLREIEDALRVAGQPQEWTATAAAKLSEMKDALRLGGLE, encoded by the coding sequence ATGCAACACGGCGAAGTCTGGTGGGTCGAGTTTGATGAGCGACGCCCGGTCGTGCTGCTGCCGGGAGACGAGGCGTCCGGGCTCCGGGCGATGCAGGTCGTCGCTCCGGCGGGCGTCGACATCAGCGGTCTGGGCATCGAAGTGGCCGTGGGCGCCACGGAAGGACTGCCCTTTGAAGGCGTACTGCGGTTCGCGTTCTCGCGTCCAGGCTTCACGCCTTGCACGTGGCTGACCATCGTGTCCCGGGACGACCTGGTCGAGCGGGCAGGCGTGCTGTCCTCCGTGAAGCTCAGGGAGATTGAGGACGCCCTCCGTGTTGCTGGACAGCCGCAGGAGTGGACCGCGACGGCAGCCGCGAAGCTCAGCGAGATGAAGGATGCCCTCCGCCTCGGTGGACTGGAGTAA
- a CDS encoding helix-turn-helix transcriptional regulator, whose translation MPRPTARVLTLLELLQSGGTRTVAELADRLGVEGRTVRRYVDQLIELDVPVESVRGRYGGYRLAPGYRLPPLMLSDDEALAVLLGLVAGRRAGLTTTERTASETASAKIRRVLPRHIARRLDTLLDALAFTDQPGEFDTPDAGVLLTIADAVRHHRPVSIRYTDRDGRRSERILHAYGIVAHSGRWYVTGKDARIGEDRTFRLDRIADARTLPGSFEAPVGPGPAQRVLSGFATAEYRHEVTLRIHGTGEQIRAHLPVSVAGLEEYEPAAGEDRAAERWMRVELRVERLDWLPPVLAALDRPFVIERPDELRGLVIALADRLASHARQA comes from the coding sequence ATGCCTCGACCCACTGCCCGCGTGCTGACACTTCTGGAGCTGCTGCAGTCCGGCGGCACCCGGACGGTGGCCGAACTGGCCGACCGGCTCGGCGTCGAAGGGCGCACCGTGCGGCGTTATGTGGACCAGCTGATCGAACTGGATGTGCCCGTGGAATCGGTGCGCGGCCGCTACGGCGGGTACCGGCTCGCCCCCGGGTACCGCTTGCCTCCGCTCATGCTCAGCGACGACGAGGCGCTTGCCGTGCTGCTCGGCCTGGTCGCCGGCCGCCGAGCAGGGCTGACGACGACGGAGCGCACGGCGAGCGAGACGGCATCGGCGAAGATCCGGCGGGTGCTGCCCAGACACATCGCCCGTCGGCTCGACACACTTCTGGACGCTCTCGCCTTCACGGACCAGCCCGGCGAGTTCGACACGCCGGACGCTGGGGTCCTGCTCACCATCGCCGATGCGGTGCGCCACCACCGACCGGTCTCGATCCGCTACACCGACCGCGACGGGCGGCGCAGCGAACGCATACTGCACGCGTACGGGATCGTCGCCCATTCGGGCCGGTGGTACGTCACGGGCAAGGACGCCCGGATCGGCGAGGACCGAACCTTCAGGCTCGATCGCATCGCGGACGCGCGGACCCTGCCCGGCTCATTCGAAGCACCCGTGGGGCCCGGTCCGGCACAGCGGGTGTTGTCAGGGTTCGCCACGGCCGAGTACCGGCATGAGGTGACCTTGCGTATCCACGGGACAGGTGAGCAGATCCGCGCCCACCTTCCCGTCAGCGTCGCTGGCCTGGAGGAGTACGAGCCGGCGGCAGGCGAGGACCGGGCGGCCGAGCGCTGGATGCGCGTCGAGCTGCGGGTGGAGCGGCTCGATTGGTTGCCTCCGGTACTCGCCGCACTGGACCGGCCGTTCGTCATCGAGCGCCCCGATGAACTGCGAGGCCTCGTCATCGCGCTCGCCGATCGCCTCGCGTCCCATGCCCGCCAAGCCTGA
- a CDS encoding VOC family protein gives MDFVSIRIITSDVARLVEFYERATGVRATWATEDFAELKTAGAILAIASTRTVPLFAPGSARPAENHSVITEFLVDDVDRVHQNLTAFVSDFVTEPTTMPWGNRSLLFRDPDGNLVNFFTPVTPTAIEKFAR, from the coding sequence ATGGACTTCGTCTCGATCCGCATCATCACCAGCGACGTAGCGCGCCTCGTCGAGTTCTACGAGCGAGCCACAGGGGTGCGGGCGACGTGGGCGACCGAAGACTTCGCCGAGCTCAAGACCGCGGGCGCCATCCTCGCGATCGCCAGCACCCGCACCGTCCCGCTGTTCGCCCCGGGTTCTGCCCGCCCGGCGGAGAACCACAGCGTGATAACCGAGTTCCTCGTCGACGACGTGGACCGCGTTCACCAGAACCTGACCGCCTTCGTCTCCGACTTCGTCACCGAGCCCACGACGATGCCCTGGGGCAATCGGTCGCTGCTGTTCCGTGACCCCGACGGCAACCTCGTCAACTTCTTCACCCCCGTCACCCCGACGGCCATCGAAAAGTTCGCACGCTGA
- a CDS encoding glutathione-independent formaldehyde dehydrogenase, with product MKAAVYEGPRTVTVKDVPDPKIEHPCDIIVKITTTNICGSDLHMYEGRTSFESGRTLGHENMGQVVEVGSAVRKVQVGEYVVLPFNIACGFCKQCEQGLTNYCLTMQPEPALAGAAYGFADMGPYQGGQAELLRVPYGDFNALRLGEDAADRQTDYVMLADIFPTGYHATEMANVKPGDQTIVFGAGPVGLMATYSALLKGAGRVWVADHQPDRLRKAEEIGAIPINTAEQNPAEVVKEATLGLGADNGCECVGYQAHDPEGHEDASLTLNGLIDSVRFTGHIGVVGVFLPEDPGGAEAQGELEAQGKVPIDFGMMWFKGQRMGTGQAPVKRYNRALRDLIAGGKAKPSFVVSHELSLNEAPTAYEHFDARDEGWTKVVLHPNANGHKQ from the coding sequence ATGAAAGCAGCGGTATACGAAGGACCGCGAACGGTCACGGTGAAGGACGTACCGGACCCGAAGATCGAGCACCCCTGCGACATCATCGTCAAGATCACTACTACCAACATCTGCGGTTCGGACCTGCACATGTACGAGGGCCGCACCTCGTTCGAGTCCGGCCGTACGCTGGGGCACGAGAACATGGGCCAGGTCGTGGAGGTCGGCTCGGCCGTCCGAAAGGTCCAGGTCGGCGAGTATGTGGTCCTGCCCTTCAACATCGCCTGCGGCTTCTGCAAGCAGTGCGAGCAGGGTCTGACCAACTACTGCCTGACCATGCAGCCGGAACCGGCCCTCGCCGGAGCCGCCTACGGGTTCGCCGACATGGGCCCCTACCAGGGCGGCCAGGCGGAACTTCTGCGCGTGCCCTACGGCGACTTCAACGCGCTGCGGCTGGGCGAGGACGCCGCCGACCGGCAGACCGACTACGTGATGCTCGCCGACATCTTCCCCACCGGCTATCACGCCACCGAGATGGCCAACGTCAAACCGGGCGACCAGACCATCGTCTTCGGCGCCGGTCCGGTCGGGCTGATGGCGACCTACTCCGCCCTCCTCAAGGGCGCCGGCCGCGTCTGGGTGGCCGACCATCAGCCCGACCGGCTGCGCAAGGCGGAGGAGATCGGCGCCATCCCGATCAACACCGCCGAGCAGAATCCAGCCGAGGTCGTCAAGGAGGCCACCCTCGGTCTGGGCGCCGACAACGGCTGTGAGTGCGTCGGCTACCAGGCCCACGACCCCGAGGGACACGAGGACGCCAGTCTCACGCTCAACGGACTGATCGACTCGGTCAGGTTCACGGGCCATATCGGCGTGGTGGGCGTGTTCCTGCCCGAGGACCCCGGTGGCGCCGAGGCCCAGGGCGAGCTGGAGGCACAGGGAAAGGTCCCGATCGACTTCGGCATGATGTGGTTCAAGGGCCAGCGCATGGGCACCGGACAGGCGCCGGTGAAGAGGTACAACCGGGCGCTGCGGGATCTGATCGCCGGCGGGAAGGCGAAGCCGAGCTTCGTCGTCTCCCACGAACTCAGCCTGAACGAGGCCCCCACCGCCTACGAGCACTTCGACGCCCGCGACGAGGGCTGGACCAAGGTTGTCCTGCACCCGAACGCGAACGGCCACAAGCAATAG